The following coding sequences lie in one Silvanigrella aquatica genomic window:
- a CDS encoding trimeric intracellular cation channel family protein produces MFLSILDYCGSFAFCLSGATIAASRRMDIFGVFVMSVIAGFGGGVSRDIIIGKTPPTIFHTPAYWVIALLTTFLVFAVKKQNRFLEKGVILFDSLGLAFFTLVGIKTAEDYGLLNYQCIMMGVITASFGGIMRDVIVNRVPYIFQKEIYAGFAVIGGLFYYFIKDFLPPFMLPYITETIQEIIVILFIFIARMISVWKNWHLPRPCDVTVNGNKIKITRPKN; encoded by the coding sequence ATGTTTTTAAGCATTCTCGATTATTGTGGTTCATTTGCCTTTTGTCTGAGTGGTGCCACAATCGCCGCCTCAAGAAGAATGGACATTTTTGGTGTCTTTGTCATGTCTGTTATTGCTGGTTTTGGCGGCGGTGTTTCGCGGGACATTATAATAGGCAAAACTCCTCCTACTATTTTTCATACGCCTGCTTACTGGGTTATTGCTTTATTGACAACTTTTCTTGTGTTTGCAGTAAAAAAACAAAATCGTTTTTTAGAAAAAGGAGTCATTCTTTTTGATTCCTTAGGATTGGCTTTTTTTACGTTAGTGGGAATTAAAACAGCAGAGGATTATGGTCTCCTAAATTACCAATGCATTATGATGGGAGTTATTACGGCCAGTTTTGGTGGCATTATGCGCGATGTGATTGTAAATAGAGTGCCCTATATTTTTCAAAAAGAAATATATGCGGGATTTGCAGTTATAGGCGGTCTTTTTTATTATTTCATTAAGGATTTTTTACCTCCTTTCATGTTGCCCTATATTACAGAAACAATTCAAGAAATAATTGTTATTCTTTTCATTTTTATAGCAAGAATGATCTCCGTTTGGAAAAACTGGCATTTGCCACGTCCTTGCGATGTGACTGTAAATGGAAATAAAATAAAAATCACCCGACCTAAAAATTAA